The Catenuloplanes niger genome includes a window with the following:
- a CDS encoding DUF2203 domain-containing protein: MFTLAEARQLIATLRPRIDELVTLRADLAELKADLADGLESPFGGVAEIKALDARIYATVELLEQHGIQIKNLAPVLLDFPGELDGRPILWCWLEGDRSIDWYHRLECGFAGRRPTGA; this comes from the coding sequence GTGTTCACACTGGCCGAGGCCCGGCAGCTGATCGCCACCCTGCGTCCCCGCATCGACGAACTGGTCACACTCCGCGCCGACCTGGCGGAGCTGAAGGCCGACCTGGCCGACGGCCTGGAGAGCCCGTTCGGCGGCGTCGCCGAGATCAAGGCACTCGACGCCCGGATCTACGCCACCGTCGAACTGCTCGAACAGCACGGCATCCAGATCAAGAACCTGGCACCCGTGCTCCTGGACTTCCCCGGCGAACTCGACGGCCGCCCGATCCTCTGGTGCTGGCTCGAGGGCGACCGCAGCATCGACTGGTACCACCGGCTCGAATGCGGCTTCGCCGGCCGCCGACCGACCGGAGCTTAA
- a CDS encoding carboxylate--amine ligase/circularly permuted type 2 ATP-grasp protein, with translation MVDTPQDATTLAPPDPKPGSHALTLGVEEEFHVIDLDTRELVPRAGELLERLPSDSFTAELQRSVVETNTAVTHTLDDLREEIVRLRRLAVGVADASGLGIAAAGTVPLLNGDDLEITPTARFRHMLDEYQMLAREQLICGAQVHVGIDDRDLAVAVAQRVQPVLPSLLALSASSPYWMGQDSGYASVRSLVWQRWPTAGDPGQVNSAADHDALVRELIATETISDPAMIYFDVRPSAHVPTVELRITDASSDVETVVLLAGLFRAVVRQEIDRVRAGTPYTPARPPVLRAALWRAARSGLEGDLIDLPRGPKPVPAAEALRRLTSGLRPYLEEAGDWDQVTDLLERALRQSSAAARQRRAFTRRGRLADVVDLILAETRGGEQVREASAPAGRLADYASAADEMFPDTGPPAAYREIVGALDRLGAQELRQREQLRDEEQRARGVTFSVAGEASTRLFPFDLVPRLVAADEWTTLRAGLTQRARALDAFLRDVYDERWAVKDGIIPAWVVDGSPGLKPTGALMRRQSTRVQVAGMDLVKDRQTGWHVLEDNLRVPSGIGYAIQNRRLTLSVLPELPLPDNLLPVDDTPAMLRRALVAAAPPAAGNDPSIVVLSRGPEDSAWFEHRLLALEMGVPAAVSTDLQVEDGRVILVQQGRRQRVDVIYLRMDEDELLHAPGADGMPLGWPILSAVHTGRVAVANALGNGVGDDKAIYAYVPKFIEYYLSEKPLLADVPTYLGGVPEQCEEILRRLGELVVKPVDGYGGDRVVIGPYASDSELTALRRQVTAAPHRWIAQEVVSLSTHPVFDGHRLAPRHVDLRAFVFLGEGAEVGSAALTRVAPEDSLIVNSSRGGGAKDTWLLG, from the coding sequence ATGGTCGATACTCCGCAAGACGCCACGACGCTTGCCCCGCCGGACCCGAAGCCGGGTTCGCACGCCCTCACGCTCGGGGTCGAGGAGGAGTTCCACGTCATCGACCTGGACACCCGGGAGCTGGTGCCACGCGCCGGCGAGCTGCTGGAACGGCTGCCGTCCGACTCGTTCACCGCCGAGCTGCAACGCTCGGTGGTGGAGACGAACACCGCGGTCACCCACACGCTCGACGACCTCCGGGAGGAGATCGTCCGGTTGCGCCGGCTCGCGGTCGGCGTGGCGGACGCGTCCGGTCTCGGCATCGCCGCGGCCGGCACCGTGCCGCTGCTCAACGGCGACGACCTGGAGATCACGCCCACCGCGCGCTTCCGGCACATGCTCGACGAGTACCAGATGCTCGCCCGGGAGCAGCTGATCTGCGGCGCCCAGGTGCACGTCGGCATCGACGACCGCGACCTGGCCGTGGCCGTGGCACAGCGGGTGCAGCCGGTGCTGCCGTCGCTGCTCGCGCTCTCCGCCAGCTCGCCGTACTGGATGGGGCAGGACAGCGGGTACGCGAGCGTCCGCTCGCTCGTCTGGCAGCGCTGGCCCACGGCCGGCGACCCCGGGCAGGTCAACAGCGCGGCCGACCACGACGCGCTGGTCCGCGAGCTGATCGCGACGGAGACGATCAGCGACCCCGCGATGATCTACTTCGACGTCCGGCCGTCCGCGCACGTGCCCACGGTCGAGCTGCGGATCACCGACGCCAGCTCGGACGTGGAGACCGTGGTGCTGCTGGCCGGCCTGTTCCGGGCCGTGGTCCGGCAGGAGATCGACCGGGTGCGCGCGGGTACGCCGTACACGCCGGCCCGGCCGCCGGTGCTGCGCGCCGCGCTCTGGCGGGCCGCGCGCTCCGGCCTGGAGGGCGACCTGATCGACCTGCCGCGCGGCCCGAAGCCGGTGCCCGCGGCCGAGGCGCTGCGCCGGCTCACCTCCGGCCTGCGGCCCTACCTGGAGGAGGCCGGCGACTGGGACCAGGTCACCGACCTGCTGGAGCGGGCGCTGCGGCAGAGCAGCGCGGCGGCCCGGCAGCGGCGCGCGTTCACCCGGCGCGGCCGGCTGGCGGACGTGGTCGACCTGATCCTGGCGGAGACACGCGGCGGCGAGCAGGTGCGCGAGGCCAGCGCCCCGGCCGGGCGGCTGGCCGACTACGCGAGCGCGGCCGACGAGATGTTCCCGGACACCGGGCCGCCGGCGGCGTACCGCGAGATCGTCGGCGCGCTGGACCGGCTCGGCGCGCAGGAGCTGCGGCAGCGCGAGCAGCTCCGGGACGAGGAGCAGCGGGCGCGCGGCGTGACGTTCAGCGTGGCCGGCGAGGCCAGCACCCGGTTGTTCCCTTTTGATCTCGTACCGCGGCTGGTCGCCGCGGACGAGTGGACGACGCTGCGCGCCGGGCTCACCCAGCGCGCCCGCGCGCTGGACGCGTTCCTGCGCGACGTCTACGACGAGCGGTGGGCGGTCAAGGACGGCATCATCCCGGCCTGGGTGGTGGACGGCTCCCCCGGCCTGAAGCCGACCGGCGCGCTGATGCGGCGGCAGTCCACCCGCGTCCAGGTGGCCGGCATGGACCTGGTCAAGGACCGGCAGACCGGCTGGCACGTGCTGGAGGACAACCTCCGGGTGCCGTCCGGCATCGGGTACGCGATCCAGAACCGCCGCCTGACCCTCTCCGTGCTGCCGGAGCTGCCGCTGCCGGACAACCTGCTGCCGGTGGACGACACGCCGGCCATGCTGCGCCGCGCGCTGGTCGCGGCCGCGCCGCCGGCCGCGGGCAACGACCCGTCGATCGTGGTGCTGAGCCGGGGCCCGGAGGACTCGGCGTGGTTCGAGCACCGGCTGCTCGCGCTGGAGATGGGCGTGCCGGCCGCGGTCAGCACGGACCTGCAGGTGGAGGACGGCCGGGTGATCCTGGTCCAGCAGGGGCGGCGGCAGCGGGTGGACGTGATCTACCTGCGGATGGACGAGGACGAGCTGCTGCACGCGCCGGGCGCGGACGGCATGCCGCTGGGCTGGCCGATCCTCTCCGCGGTGCACACCGGCCGGGTCGCGGTCGCGAACGCGCTGGGCAACGGCGTCGGCGACGACAAGGCGATCTACGCGTACGTGCCGAAGTTCATCGAGTACTACCTGAGCGAGAAGCCGCTGCTCGCGGACGTGCCGACCTATCTGGGCGGCGTGCCGGAGCAGTGCGAGGAGATCCTGCGCCGGCTCGGCGAGCTGGTGGTCAAGCCGGTCGACGGGTACGGCGGCGACCGCGTGGTGATCGGCCCCTACGCGTCGGACAGCGAGCTGACCGCGCTGCGGCGGCAGGTCACGGCCGCGCCGCACCGGTGGATCGCGCAGGAGGTGGTCTCGCTCTCCACCCACCCGGTCTTCGACGGCCACCGGCTCGCGCCGCGGCACGTGGACCTGCGCGCGTTCGTCTTCCTCGGCGAGGGCGCCGAGGTGGGCTCGGCCGCGCTGACCCGGGTGGCGCCGGAGGACAGCCTGATCGTCAACTCGTCCCGGGGCGGCGGCGCGAAGGACACCTGGCTGCTCGGGTGA
- a CDS encoding polyadenylate-specific 3'-exoribonuclease AS — protein sequence MTYRYFYDCEFIEDGRTIDLVSIGVVDENGREFYAISTEFDGTRATPWVRRNVLDRLPSPGDPAWKSRERIREELYQFLVEPIRGRTGEQLDLWAWFAAYDHVVLAQLWGAMPALPRAIPRFTKDLRQLWDDKGRPPLPDAEADRHDALVDARHNLARWRAMTEPNL from the coding sequence ATGACATACCGCTACTTCTATGACTGTGAGTTCATCGAGGATGGTCGAACGATCGACCTGGTCTCGATCGGCGTGGTGGACGAGAACGGCCGCGAGTTCTACGCGATCTCCACGGAGTTCGACGGTACGCGGGCCACGCCCTGGGTGCGCCGCAACGTGCTCGACCGCCTCCCCTCCCCGGGTGACCCCGCCTGGAAGTCACGCGAACGGATCCGCGAGGAGCTCTACCAGTTCCTGGTCGAGCCGATCCGCGGCCGCACCGGCGAGCAACTCGACCTGTGGGCCTGGTTCGCCGCGTACGACCACGTGGTCCTGGCCCAGCTGTGGGGTGCGATGCCGGCGCTGCCGCGGGCCATCCCGCGCTTCACCAAGGATCTGCGCCAGCTCTGGGACGACAAGGGCCGTCCGCCCCTGCCCGACGCCGAGGCGGACCGCCACGATGCCCTGGTGGACGCGCGCCACAACCTTGCGCGGTGGAGAGCGATGACCGAACCGAACCTGTAG
- a CDS encoding glutathione peroxidase has product MTVFDVEINALSGEPADLARFRGKALLIVNVASKCGSTPQYSALESLAEEFADRGLVVLGAPCNQFGGQEPGTAEEIAEFCATTYGVTFPMTEKLDVNGPHRHPLFTELVGTPDPDGDAGDVRWNFEKFLVTPDGTVAARFRTPVRPDAPEVREAIEKALPH; this is encoded by the coding sequence ATGACCGTCTTCGACGTGGAGATCAACGCGCTCTCCGGCGAGCCCGCCGACCTCGCCCGCTTCCGCGGAAAAGCCCTGCTCATCGTGAACGTCGCCTCCAAGTGCGGCTCCACCCCGCAGTACAGCGCGCTGGAGTCCCTCGCCGAGGAGTTCGCCGACCGCGGCCTGGTGGTCCTCGGCGCCCCGTGCAACCAGTTCGGCGGCCAGGAACCCGGCACCGCCGAGGAGATCGCCGAGTTCTGCGCCACCACCTACGGCGTCACGTTCCCGATGACCGAGAAACTCGACGTCAACGGCCCCCACCGACACCCCCTCTTCACCGAGTTGGTCGGCACCCCCGACCCCGACGGCGACGCCGGCGACGTCCGCTGGAACTTCGAGAAGTTCCTCGTCACCCCGGACGGCACGGTCGCCGCCCGCTTCCGCACCCCGGTCCGGCCGGACGCCCCCGAGGTCCGCGAGGCCATCGAGAAGGCACTCCCCCACTGA
- a CDS encoding N-acetylglutaminylglutamine amidotransferase, protein MCGIGGEFRYDGTAPGPEAVRRMLPCLESRGPDGEGLWAEGPAALGHRRLAIIDLSDEGAQPMVDDELGLAMVFNGCVYNYRQLRTELQQAGYTFRSTSDTEVIMKAYHRWGVRCVERFYGMFAFAIVERETGTLVLGRDRLGIKPLYYAETAGGLRFASTLPALLAAGGVNTELDPVALHHYMTFHSVVPAPMTILRGVRKLPPATVRVITSDGRHSDTVYWEPVHARTSIMTPDEWQDALMTRLRTAVERRMVADVPVGVLLSGGLDSSLIVALLAEQGQTGLTTFSIGFESAGGESGDEFFYSDLMARRFGTTHHKIKIGADRFQPAVHDTIAAMSEPMVSHDCVAFFLLSQEVAKHIKVVQSGQGADEILAGYDWYPPLAGVPREQAAEAYARVFFDRRHAELMEQLSPEWALGTDASLEFVRSHFARPGAETALDAALRQDSTVMLVDDPVKRVDNMTMAWGLEARVPFLDHEVVELAAAMPGELKLADGGKGILKAAARGVVPDEVIDRPKGYFPVPAIRHLSGPLLDDVRDALSASAARQRGLFRKEYVTELLDAPNEARTTLGSNALWQLGLLELWLQRIGV, encoded by the coding sequence ATGTGCGGAATAGGTGGCGAATTCAGATACGACGGCACCGCGCCGGGCCCTGAGGCGGTCCGGCGCATGCTGCCGTGCCTGGAGTCCCGGGGCCCGGACGGGGAGGGCCTCTGGGCCGAGGGACCCGCCGCGCTCGGCCACCGCCGCCTCGCGATCATCGATCTGTCCGACGAGGGCGCGCAGCCGATGGTCGACGACGAACTCGGCCTGGCCATGGTCTTCAACGGTTGTGTCTACAACTACCGGCAGCTGCGTACCGAGCTGCAACAGGCGGGCTACACGTTCCGCTCCACCTCGGACACCGAGGTGATCATGAAGGCGTACCACCGGTGGGGCGTGCGCTGCGTCGAGCGCTTCTACGGCATGTTCGCGTTCGCGATCGTCGAGCGGGAGACCGGCACGCTGGTGCTCGGCCGCGACCGGCTCGGCATCAAGCCGCTCTACTACGCCGAGACCGCGGGCGGCCTGCGGTTCGCCTCCACGCTGCCGGCGCTGCTCGCGGCCGGCGGCGTGAACACCGAGCTGGACCCGGTCGCGCTGCACCACTACATGACGTTCCACTCCGTGGTGCCGGCGCCGATGACCATCCTGCGCGGCGTCCGGAAGCTGCCGCCGGCCACGGTCCGGGTGATCACCTCGGACGGCCGGCACTCGGACACGGTCTACTGGGAGCCGGTGCACGCCCGGACCTCGATCATGACGCCGGACGAGTGGCAGGACGCGCTGATGACGCGGCTGCGCACCGCGGTCGAGCGGCGGATGGTCGCGGACGTGCCGGTCGGCGTGCTGCTCTCCGGTGGGCTGGACTCCAGCCTGATCGTGGCGCTGCTGGCCGAGCAGGGCCAGACCGGGCTGACCACGTTCAGCATCGGCTTCGAGTCGGCCGGCGGCGAGAGCGGCGACGAGTTCTTCTACTCCGACCTGATGGCGCGCCGGTTCGGCACCACGCACCACAAGATCAAGATAGGCGCGGACCGGTTCCAGCCCGCGGTGCACGACACGATCGCGGCGATGAGCGAGCCGATGGTCAGCCACGACTGCGTCGCGTTCTTCCTGCTCAGCCAGGAGGTCGCGAAGCACATCAAGGTGGTCCAGTCCGGGCAGGGCGCGGACGAGATCCTGGCCGGCTACGACTGGTACCCGCCGCTCGCCGGGGTACCCCGGGAGCAGGCCGCCGAGGCGTACGCCCGGGTCTTCTTCGACCGCCGGCACGCCGAGTTGATGGAACAGCTGTCCCCCGAATGGGCGTTGGGCACGGACGCCAGTCTGGAGTTCGTGCGGTCGCACTTCGCCCGCCCCGGCGCGGAGACCGCGCTGGACGCGGCGTTGCGCCAGGACAGCACGGTCATGCTGGTGGACGATCCGGTCAAACGGGTGGACAACATGACTATGGCGTGGGGGCTGGAGGCCCGCGTACCCTTCCTGGATCACGAGGTGGTCGAACTCGCGGCGGCCATGCCTGGAGAGCTCAAACTCGCCGACGGCGGCAAGGGCATCCTGAAGGCCGCCGCCCGGGGCGTGGTCCCGGACGAGGTGATCGACCGGCCGAAGGGTTACTTCCCGGTGCCGGCGATCCGCCACCTCTCGGGCCCCCTGCTCGACGACGTGCGGGACGCCCTCTCCGCATCGGCCGCCCGCCAGCGGGGACTCTTCCGCAAGGAGTACGTGACCGAGCTGCTCGACGCGCCGAACGAGGCGCGCACCACGCTCGGCTCGAACGCGCTGTGGCAACTGGGATTGCTGGAGCTCTGGCTCCAGCGGATCGGGGTGTAG
- a CDS encoding 6-phosphofructokinase, with protein MRIGVLTGGGDCPGLNAVIRAVVRKGVTAYGHEFVGFRDGWKGPLEGLTMPLGIQQVRGILPRGGTILGSSRTNLFKIENGVERVKENLAGLGVDALIAIGGEDTLGVATKLSDLGVNVVGVPKTIDNDLNGTDYTFGFDTAVNIAMEAIDRLHTTAESHHRTLIVEVMGRHAGWIALHAGLAGGANVILLPEREFDVDQVAAYVEKRFQHEYAPIVVVAEGAQPLEGQMVLQNQQLDSFGHVRLGGIGQWLAEQLEAKTGKEARTVVLGHIQRGGTPTAFDRVLSTRFGLQAIDAVNEGDFGKMVALRGTDIVRIPLIEGTGELKTVPLERYTEAEVFFGS; from the coding sequence ATGCGTATCGGTGTGCTCACCGGCGGCGGCGACTGCCCCGGTCTGAACGCGGTCATCCGCGCCGTGGTCCGCAAGGGTGTCACGGCCTACGGCCACGAGTTCGTGGGCTTCCGGGACGGCTGGAAGGGCCCGCTCGAGGGTCTGACCATGCCGCTCGGCATCCAGCAGGTCCGCGGCATCCTGCCGCGCGGCGGCACCATCCTCGGCTCGTCCCGGACCAACCTGTTCAAGATCGAGAACGGTGTCGAGCGGGTCAAGGAGAACCTCGCCGGCCTCGGCGTGGACGCGCTCATCGCGATCGGCGGCGAGGACACGCTGGGCGTCGCGACCAAGCTGTCCGACCTCGGGGTGAACGTCGTCGGTGTCCCGAAGACGATCGACAACGACCTGAACGGCACGGACTACACGTTCGGCTTCGACACCGCGGTCAACATCGCGATGGAGGCCATCGACCGGCTGCACACCACCGCCGAGTCGCACCACCGCACGCTGATCGTCGAGGTCATGGGCCGCCACGCGGGCTGGATCGCGCTGCACGCCGGCCTCGCCGGTGGCGCCAACGTCATCCTGCTGCCGGAGCGCGAGTTCGACGTCGACCAGGTCGCGGCGTACGTGGAGAAGCGCTTCCAGCACGAGTACGCGCCGATCGTGGTCGTCGCCGAGGGCGCGCAGCCGCTGGAGGGCCAGATGGTCCTGCAGAACCAGCAGCTGGACAGCTTCGGCCACGTCCGCCTCGGCGGCATCGGCCAGTGGCTCGCCGAGCAGCTGGAGGCGAAGACCGGCAAGGAGGCCCGCACGGTCGTGCTCGGCCACATCCAGCGTGGTGGCACGCCGACCGCGTTCGACCGGGTGCTCTCCACCCGCTTCGGCCTGCAGGCGATCGACGCGGTGAACGAGGGCGACTTCGGCAAGATGGTCGCGCTCCGCGGCACCGACATCGTGCGCATCCCGCTGATCGAGGGCACCGGCGAGCTCAAGACCGTCCCGCTGGAGCGCTACACCGAGGCCGAGGTCTTCTTCGGCAGCTGA
- the proC gene encoding pyrroline-5-carboxylate reductase, with protein sequence MSERTVAVLGAGTMGELVLAGLLRGGHPAGRALATARRPERAEQLRATHGVRVVGNAAAAAEADVLAIGVKPQDADALLTEIRDSVRPGTLVISLCAGLTTAFFARRLPEGTPVVRVMTNTPALAGAAISAISPGAHATDEHVALAEELFRPLGAVLRVPEKQQDAVTAVSGSGPAYVYLFVEAMIEAGVLLGLPRATARELAVQTALGSATMLRESGEHPVTLREAVTSPGGTTAAALAELERHGLRAAVLDALGAARDRATSLAQQNT encoded by the coding sequence GTGAGCGAGCGGACCGTCGCGGTGCTGGGCGCCGGGACGATGGGTGAGCTGGTGCTGGCCGGACTGCTGCGCGGCGGTCACCCGGCCGGTCGTGCGCTGGCCACCGCGCGCCGCCCCGAGCGCGCCGAACAGCTGCGCGCCACGCACGGCGTCCGGGTGGTGGGCAACGCCGCCGCCGCGGCCGAGGCCGACGTGCTCGCGATCGGCGTCAAGCCGCAGGACGCCGACGCGCTGCTGACCGAGATCAGGGACAGCGTCCGGCCCGGCACCCTGGTGATCTCGCTCTGCGCGGGCCTGACCACCGCGTTCTTCGCGCGCCGGCTGCCCGAGGGCACGCCCGTGGTGCGCGTCATGACCAACACGCCCGCGCTGGCCGGCGCCGCGATCTCCGCGATCTCGCCGGGCGCGCACGCGACCGACGAGCACGTGGCACTGGCCGAGGAGCTGTTCCGGCCGCTCGGCGCCGTGCTCCGGGTGCCGGAGAAGCAGCAGGACGCGGTCACCGCGGTCTCCGGCTCCGGCCCCGCGTACGTCTACCTGTTCGTCGAGGCGATGATCGAGGCCGGGGTGCTGCTCGGCCTGCCCCGGGCGACCGCGCGCGAGCTGGCGGTGCAGACCGCGCTCGGCTCCGCGACCATGCTGCGCGAGTCCGGCGAACATCCGGTCACGCTGCGCGAGGCGGTCACGTCGCCGGGTGGCACCACCGCGGCCGCGCTGGCCGAACTGGAACGCCACGGACTGCGCGCCGCCGTGCTGGATGCTCTTGGTGCGGCCCGAGATCGCGCGACCTCGCTGGCGCAGCAAAACACCTGA
- a CDS encoding glycosyl hydrolase family 18 protein: protein MRRSVRRGLLAGAVVAALAATAVPAVSAMAAGSIAATFTASSDWGTGHEVAVKVVNGSDAAVANWSITFTLPASTSISSSWDADVTRSGNTYTAVKKSWAGSLAPGASVTWGYVGTGAFAAPTACTINGVSCGGGTTPPTTAPPTTVPPTTTPPTTPPPTTPPPNPGGKKVVGYFAEWGVYDRQYHVKNIDTSGSAAKLTHILYAFGNTTGGRCSVGETFPAYEKSYTADQSVNGQADTWDQPLRGSFNQLRQLKAKYPHLKVIYSFGGWTWSGGFTQAAQNPAAFAESCYNVVEDPRWADVFDGIDIDWEYPNACGLTCDSSGPNAYKNVIAALRAKFGPSALITSAITADGSNGGKIDATDYAGAINNLNWLMPMTYDYFGAFNAQGPTAPHSPLTAYNGIPTAGFNSDAAIQKLKAKGIPADKLLLGVGFYGRGWTGVTQAAPGGSATGPAPGKYEPGIDDYKVLKNSCPATGTVGGTAYAYCGGNWWSYDTPATMTGKMTYAKQQGLGGAFFWELSGDTTNGELITAVKNGLN from the coding sequence ATGAGAAGATCCGTCCGCCGCGGGCTGCTGGCGGGTGCGGTCGTCGCGGCCCTGGCCGCCACCGCAGTCCCGGCCGTCAGCGCGATGGCCGCGGGCAGCATCGCCGCCACCTTCACCGCCAGCTCCGACTGGGGGACCGGCCACGAGGTCGCCGTCAAGGTCGTGAACGGCTCCGATGCCGCCGTCGCGAACTGGAGCATCACGTTCACGCTGCCGGCGAGCACCTCCATCAGCAGCTCCTGGGACGCGGACGTGACCCGGAGCGGCAACACCTACACCGCCGTCAAGAAGAGCTGGGCCGGCAGTCTCGCGCCCGGCGCGTCGGTGACCTGGGGCTACGTGGGCACCGGCGCGTTCGCGGCGCCGACCGCCTGCACGATCAACGGCGTGTCCTGCGGCGGTGGCACCACGCCGCCGACCACGGCCCCGCCCACCACCGTGCCGCCGACCACGACGCCGCCGACCACCCCGCCGCCCACGACCCCGCCGCCGAACCCGGGTGGCAAGAAGGTCGTCGGGTACTTCGCGGAGTGGGGCGTGTACGACCGGCAGTACCACGTGAAGAACATCGACACCAGCGGGTCGGCGGCCAAGCTGACCCATATCCTCTACGCGTTCGGCAACACCACCGGTGGTCGTTGCTCGGTCGGCGAGACGTTTCCGGCGTACGAGAAGTCCTACACCGCGGACCAGAGCGTCAACGGGCAGGCGGACACCTGGGACCAGCCGTTGCGGGGGAGCTTCAACCAGCTGCGTCAGCTCAAGGCGAAGTACCCGCACCTCAAGGTGATCTACTCGTTCGGCGGGTGGACCTGGTCCGGCGGCTTCACCCAGGCGGCGCAGAACCCGGCCGCGTTCGCCGAGTCCTGCTACAACGTGGTCGAGGACCCGCGCTGGGCGGACGTGTTCGACGGCATCGACATCGACTGGGAGTACCCGAACGCCTGCGGTCTCACCTGTGACTCCAGCGGGCCCAACGCGTACAAGAACGTGATTGCGGCACTGCGGGCGAAGTTCGGCCCGAGCGCGCTGATCACGTCGGCGATCACGGCGGACGGCAGCAACGGCGGCAAGATCGACGCCACCGACTACGCCGGTGCGATCAACAACCTCAACTGGCTGATGCCGATGACGTACGACTACTTCGGCGCTTTCAACGCGCAGGGCCCGACCGCCCCGCACTCGCCGCTGACCGCGTACAACGGCATCCCGACCGCGGGCTTCAACTCCGACGCCGCGATCCAGAAGCTCAAGGCGAAGGGCATCCCGGCGGACAAGCTGCTGCTCGGCGTCGGCTTCTACGGCCGCGGCTGGACCGGTGTGACCCAGGCCGCACCCGGCGGCTCCGCGACCGGCCCGGCGCCCGGCAAGTACGAGCCCGGCATCGACGACTACAAGGTGCTCAAGAACTCCTGCCCGGCGACGGGCACGGTCGGCGGCACGGCCTACGCGTACTGCGGCGGCAACTGGTGGAGTTACGACACCCCGGCCACGATGACCGGCAAGATGACCTACGCGAAGCAGCAGGGTCTCGGCGGCGCGTTCTTCTGGGAGCTGTCCGGCGACACCACGAACGGCGAGCTCATCACCGCCGTGAAGAACGGTCTCAACTAG